The Arthrobacter sp. PM3 genome contains the following window.
GCCAGGCCCTGGCCGCAGAGGGCCTCTTCGCCGACGCCCGCAAGAAGCGGCTGCCGCTGCTCCCGCACCGGATCGGCCTGATCACCGGCCGCGACTCCGACGCCAAGAAGGATGTGCTGCGCAATGCGGCCCTGCGCTGGCCGGCCGTGGAGTTCGAGGTCCGCGAAGTCGCAGTCCAGGGCAACACCGCCGTCGCCCAGGTGATCGCGGCACTGCGGGAACTCGATGCCCGCCCCGAGGTCGACGTCATTGTCATCGCCCGCGGCGGCGGTTCCCTGGAGGACCTGCTGCCGTTCAGCAACGAGGAGCTCATCCGGGCCGTGGCCGGCGCCGCAACGCCCGTGGTGAGCGCCATCGGGCACGAGGCCGACCGGCCGATCCTGGACGACGTCGCCGATCTCAGGGCCTCCACCCCCACCGACGCCGCCAAGCGGATAGTTCCCGACGTCGCCGAGGAGCTCGCCCGGGTCCGGCAGGCACGCGACCACCTCCGGCGCGGGGTCACTCGGCTGGTCGAACGCGAGGTCGACCGGCTCGCCGCGCTGCGCTCCCGGCCGGTGCTGCTCTCCCCGGACGTCATGATCACCCAGCGCCACGACGACGTCGAACGGCTCAAGGTCCGCTCGCACTCGGCCGTCAGCACCGCCGTCGTGCGGGCCGCCGACCAACTGGTCCACCTCAAGGCCCAGGTGCGGGCGCTTTCCCCGCAGAAGACGCTGGACCGCGGCTACGCGGTGGTCCAGCTCGCCGTCGCCGGCGCCGCCCCGGGCACCCGCCGGGACGTGGTGCGGGACCCCGCGCAGGCCCCCGCCGGCACGGACCTGACGGTCCGGGTGGCTGGCGGCCGGTTCAGCGCCCAATCCACCGGCAGCGAGTCCACCGGCAGCCAGGAACCCGCCGGGGACTGACCCGGCGGATATCAACCATCAGACCCAGCAACAGCCAAGGAGCACCCGCATGGCAGCAGAACCCACCCCCAACGCCGACATCGAGGCACTGAGCTACGAGGACGCGCGCGAACAGCTGGTCGGCGTGGTCGGCAAACTGGAGGCCGGCGGCGCCAGCCTGGAGGAATCACTCGCGCTGTGGGAGCGCGGCGAGGCCCTGGCCAAGCGCTGCGAGGAATGGCTGGAGGGCGCCCGCAAGCGGCTCGCCGCGGCACGCGAACAGGCGGCCGAGGAGGGCCAGTAAACGGCCCGTGAGGGGCTACCCGCCAAACACGATCCGTCGGGACTATAGGGCGGGACAGCGGCTCAGGACCGCTGCACCAGCTCGCGTTCCATGTCGACGTCGAGGTCCGGAACCGGCCACTGCAGCTTCAGGCTTTCGAGCGCTTCCAGGAGCAGCTGCTGCACCACGATACGTGCATACCACTTCTTGTTGGCCGGGACCACGTACCACGGCGCCTGCTCGGTACTGGTCTTGTCGAAGGCCTTCTGGTAGGCGTCCATGTAGTCGGCCCAGAAGGCCCGCTCCTTGAGGTCCGTGCTGCTGTACTTCCAGAGCTTGGCGGGATCGTCCAGCCGGGCCACAAGTCGCTGCTTCTGCTCGTCGCGGCTGATGTGCAGCATCACTTTGACGATCTTGGTCCCGGCCCCCGTCTGCCGGGCCTCAAACTCGTTGATGGCACGGTAGCGGCGCTCCAGCTCCTCGGGGCTGGCCCAGCGGTGGACGCGGTGGATCAGGACGTCCTCGTAGTGGGAGCGGTCGAAGACGCCCACCATGCCGGCCGCCGGCACTTCCTTCTCGATCCGCCACAGGAAGTCGTACGACTTCTCTTCCGCAGTGGGTGCCTTGAAGGCCTTCAGCTGGACACCGTGAGGATTCATGGCGCCCATGACGTGCGTGACAATGCCGCCCTTGCCGGCGGTGTCCATGGCCTGGAGGATCAGCAGGATCCGTTTGGTGCCGCCAAACCGGGACTCGGCGAAGAGCTGCTCCTGGAGCCGGGCGAGCTTGTCGTCCATCTTGTCCAGCAGTTCCTCGCCG
Protein-coding sequences here:
- the xseA gene encoding exodeoxyribonuclease VII large subunit, encoding MPEDVQAATTLPATAAQTSPDNPWPLQLLSQKLKMHIDRAPSAWVEGQVIELNRRGSNAYLTLRDIDAEISLPASVWTTVLDRQDAPLERGSRVVALLKAEFWLKTGRLSMSVKDIRPVGLGDLLARIERLRQALAAEGLFADARKKRLPLLPHRIGLITGRDSDAKKDVLRNAALRWPAVEFEVREVAVQGNTAVAQVIAALRELDARPEVDVIVIARGGGSLEDLLPFSNEELIRAVAGAATPVVSAIGHEADRPILDDVADLRASTPTDAAKRIVPDVAEELARVRQARDHLRRGVTRLVEREVDRLAALRSRPVLLSPDVMITQRHDDVERLKVRSHSAVSTAVVRAADQLVHLKAQVRALSPQKTLDRGYAVVQLAVAGAAPGTRRDVVRDPAQAPAGTDLTVRVAGGRFSAQSTGSESTGSQEPAGD
- a CDS encoding exodeoxyribonuclease VII small subunit — its product is MAAEPTPNADIEALSYEDAREQLVGVVGKLEAGGASLEESLALWERGEALAKRCEEWLEGARKRLAAAREQAAEEGQ
- a CDS encoding polyphosphate kinase 2 family protein, whose product is MAGSTTFDEHPSKLLKVGKGFSLKALDPDSTPGYDGEKPDGEELLDKMDDKLARLQEQLFAESRFGGTKRILLILQAMDTAGKGGIVTHVMGAMNPHGVQLKAFKAPTAEEKSYDFLWRIEKEVPAAGMVGVFDRSHYEDVLIHRVHRWASPEELERRYRAINEFEARQTGAGTKIVKVMLHISRDEQKQRLVARLDDPAKLWKYSSTDLKERAFWADYMDAYQKAFDKTSTEQAPWYVVPANKKWYARIVVQQLLLEALESLKLQWPVPDLDVDMERELVQRS